From a single Melospiza georgiana isolate bMelGeo1 chromosome 5, bMelGeo1.pri, whole genome shotgun sequence genomic region:
- the LGI2 gene encoding leucine-rich repeat LGI family member 2: MAVPLRLLPALCAAAAAALLALPPPAAPRRPPRCGPPCSCWRESALCVGAAGAPRSLPAGLGSLSLVNGTFSEVKDRMFSHLPSLQLLLLNSNSFTVIRDDAFAGLFHLEYLFIEGNKIETISRNAFRGLRDLTHLSLANNHLKALPRDVFSDLDSLIELDLRGNKFECDCKAKWLFLWLKMTNSTVSDVLCIGPAEYQDKKLNDVTSFDYECTTTDFVVHQILPYQSVSVDTFNSKNDVFVAIAQPSMENCMVLEWDHIEMNFRSYDNITGQSIVGCKAVLVGDQVFVVVAQLFGGSHIYKFDESWTKFVKFQDIEVSRISKPNDIELFEIDSEMFFVIADSSKAGLSTVYKWNNKGFYSYQSLHEWFRDTDAEFLDIDGKSYLILSSRSQVPIILQWNKASKKFVPHSEIPNMEDVLAVKSFRIQDDLYITLTRFIGDSRVMKWNSKQFVEIQALPSRGAMTLQPFSFKNNYYLALGSDYTFSQIYQWDGEKKIFRLFKEIYVQAPRSFTAVSTDRRDFFFASSFKGNTQIFEHIIIDLSL; the protein is encoded by the exons ATGGCGGTGCCGCTGCGGCTCCTGCCCGCGCTctgcgccgccgccgccgccgccctgctggcgctgccgccgcccgccgccccgcgccgcccgccgcgctGCGGGccgccctgcagctgctggcggGAGTCGGCGCTGTGCGTGGGGGCCGCGGGGGCGCCGCGCAGCCTGCCCGCCGGCCTGGGCTCCCT GAGCCTGGTCAACGGGACCTTCTCCGAAGTGAAGGACAGGATGTTTTCccacctgccctccctgcagctgct CTTGCTGAACTCCAACTCCTTCACTGTTATACGAGATGATGCCTTTGCTGGTCTCTTCCATCTAGAATACCT ATTTATTGAAGGAAACAAAATCGAAACCATTTCAAGAAATGCATTTCGTGGCCTTCGTGACCTGACTCATCT ttCGTTGGCAAATAACCACCTCAAAGCTTTGCCAAGGGATGTCTTCAGTGATTTAGATTCTTTAATTGAACT AGATTTAAGGGGAAATAAATTTGAGTGTGACTGCAAAGCCAAGTGGTTGTTTTTGTGGTTAAAGATGACAAATTCCACTGTTTCTGATGTCCTGTGTATTGGTCCAGCAGAATATCAGGATAAGAAGTTAAATGATGTGACAAGTTTTGATTATGAATGCACCACTACAG ATTTTGTTGTCCACCAGATTTTGCCCTACCAGTCTGTTTCAGTGGATACATTCAACTCAAAGAATGATGTGTTTGTAGCTATTGCACAGCCCAGCATGGAGAACTGCATGGTGCTGGAGTGGGATCACATTGAAATGAATTTCAGGAGTTACGACAATATCACAG GTCAGTCTATAGTGGGATGTAAAGCCGTTCTTGTTGGTGACCAAGTCTTTGTGGTGGTGGCACAGCTCTTTGGTGGCTCACACATTTACAAGTTTGATGAAAGCTGGACCAAGTTTGTCAAATTCCAGGATATTGAAGTATCTCGCATTTCCAAGCCAAATGATATAGAGCTTTTTGAGATAGACAGTGAAATGTTTTTTGTCATAGCAGATAGCTCTAAAGCAGGTTTGTCAACAGTGTATAAGTGGAATAACAAAGGATTTTATTCGTATCAGTCTCTTCACGAGTGGTTCAGGGACACTGATGCTGAGTTTCTCGATATAGATGGGAAATCATATCTAATCCTCTCCAGCCGTTCCCAGGTGCCCATTATACTCCAGTGGAACAAAGCCTCCAAAAAGTTTGTCCCACACAGTGAAATCCCCAACATGGAAGATGTCTTGGCTGTGAAGAGTTTCAGGATACAAGATGACCTTTACATCACACTCACGAGATTCATTGGTGACTCCAGAGTTATGAAATGGAATAGCAAACAGTTCGTGGAGATACAGGCTCTTCCATCCCGAGGAGCCATGACCCTGCAGCCCTTCTCCTTCAAGAACAATTATTACCTAGCCTTGGGAAGTGACTATACCTTCTCCCAGATTTACCAGTGGGATGGTGAAAAGAAGATATTCAGATTATTTAAAGAAATCTACGTGCAAGCACCACGGTCTTTCACGGCTGTGTCAACAGATCGAAGAGATTTTTTCTTTGCCTCTAGTTTTAAAGGGAACACTCAAATATTTGAACATATCATCATTGACTTGAGTTTATGA